From Paenibacillus sp. V4I7, one genomic window encodes:
- a CDS encoding helix-turn-helix domain-containing protein translates to MKLDTAQASFSQLLISGTLIHEADFDEMRERLGIKPRPQVVIVLSIDRYTDLALDKSLQWSIEIGQVLVEAIFESITLPFLWVWVGEGVLAVLLELQSVQPIEPSYKQVTYGMVRKIQNFVDAKGFSVSAGIGTYYEDPYKLHLSYSEAKESLIDRFFQGNRMIFQYEGQRSIQEERAKPVTHEEKIELLSRVRIGDEEGSIAYLVELLESLSRSYKHNIDLFKSEAYDLVLSLSRMVVDLGGNASEILSENARMLQDLYSTIRYDKFVKKLCAYWRKLAKQVSDDHALEVSPIVRSAIVYIREHHQDRMLLKEIAQHCYLSTHYFAHVFKKEAGVSFVDFLNKVRIEKAVYFLEKTELTMQEIAARVGFQDANYFARKFKMIMGCSPTDYRSSAQC, encoded by the coding sequence ATGAAATTGGATACGGCCCAAGCTTCCTTTTCGCAACTTCTCATTTCTGGGACGTTAATCCATGAAGCGGATTTTGATGAAATGCGTGAGCGGCTTGGCATCAAACCGCGGCCCCAAGTCGTTATCGTTTTATCCATCGACCGTTATACCGATTTGGCTTTAGACAAGTCATTGCAATGGAGTATTGAGATCGGGCAGGTGCTGGTGGAAGCGATCTTTGAGAGTATCACCTTGCCATTCCTGTGGGTATGGGTAGGAGAAGGCGTATTAGCTGTATTATTGGAACTCCAATCGGTTCAACCCATAGAACCGTCCTATAAGCAAGTTACGTATGGCATGGTCCGGAAAATTCAAAACTTCGTAGATGCGAAGGGCTTTTCTGTCTCAGCTGGAATAGGCACCTATTACGAAGATCCTTACAAGCTTCATCTTTCCTACAGCGAAGCCAAAGAATCATTGATCGACCGTTTCTTTCAAGGAAACCGGATGATTTTTCAATATGAAGGACAAAGAAGCATTCAGGAAGAACGTGCAAAGCCGGTGACCCACGAAGAGAAAATCGAATTGCTGTCACGTGTCCGAATCGGCGATGAAGAAGGTTCGATTGCTTATTTGGTCGAGTTATTAGAAAGTCTTTCCCGATCGTATAAGCACAATATTGATCTATTTAAGTCAGAAGCCTATGATCTAGTACTCTCTTTGTCAAGAATGGTTGTCGACTTAGGCGGTAATGCTTCTGAAATTTTATCTGAAAATGCAAGAATGCTTCAAGACTTGTACAGTACCATTCGGTATGACAAATTTGTTAAAAAGCTGTGCGCATACTGGAGGAAGCTAGCCAAGCAAGTGTCGGACGATCATGCCCTAGAGGTGTCCCCTATTGTGCGATCCGCCATTGTCTATATAAGAGAGCATCATCAAGACAGAATGTTATTAAAAGAAATTGCCCAGCATTGTTACTTGAGCACCCATTATTTTGCCCATGTATTCAAGAAAGAAGCGGGAGTAAGCTTTGTCGACTTTCTAAATAAGGTTCGTATTGAGAAGGCGGTTTATTTCTTAGAGAAAACGGAATTAACCATGCAAGAGATTGCAGCGAGAGTCGGTTTTCAGGATGCGAACTATTTTGCAAGGAAATTTAAAATGATTATGGGGTGCAGTCCGACGGACTATCGGTCATCAGCCCAGTGCTAG
- the hutG gene encoding formimidoylglutamase, whose product MRQIELLNPPEFVRNSNWRDRFETKVSQWLTPWEGEEEVQVGFIGVPLSKTSISISGASMTPNALRELFTNVTTYSIDHGVDLQELHARDLGDIQMHVTDLLRCHANIEQGLKNIYAAMPHLFPIIAGGDHSITCPSVKAIKHHVGGKVGIVQLDSHMDVRNLEDGGPSNGTPIRGLIESGTVEGRHIAQIGLHSFANSRAYHEYAMAQGITQYTARQVAKNGIESLVKQALEVAGDGTDAIYVTVDMDVLDQAYAPGVPALVPAGMTSWQLLEAVFLLGQHPKVRGFDIVCVDPMQDPRRATVRTALHVILTFLTGYMKRNEFEHNIEE is encoded by the coding sequence TTGAGACAAATTGAACTGCTGAATCCGCCAGAATTCGTACGAAACTCCAATTGGCGGGATCGATTCGAGACCAAGGTATCCCAGTGGTTGACCCCTTGGGAAGGCGAGGAAGAAGTCCAAGTCGGTTTCATCGGTGTTCCGCTTTCTAAAACGTCGATCAGTATTTCAGGCGCTTCGATGACACCGAATGCATTACGGGAACTATTTACAAATGTTACAACATACAGTATCGACCACGGTGTCGATTTGCAGGAATTACATGCACGTGATCTAGGTGATATTCAGATGCATGTGACGGATCTGCTGCGCTGTCATGCCAATATCGAACAAGGGCTGAAGAACATTTATGCCGCAATGCCTCATTTGTTTCCGATTATTGCTGGCGGCGATCATTCTATCACTTGCCCCTCAGTGAAAGCGATTAAGCACCATGTCGGTGGTAAGGTGGGGATCGTTCAACTAGACTCCCACATGGATGTCCGGAATCTGGAGGACGGTGGTCCTTCCAACGGAACGCCAATTCGCGGGTTGATCGAATCGGGCACGGTTGAAGGCCGCCATATTGCACAAATCGGACTTCACAGCTTCGCCAATTCAAGAGCGTACCATGAATATGCCATGGCGCAAGGAATCACCCAATATACAGCGCGACAAGTTGCCAAGAATGGGATCGAATCCTTGGTGAAACAGGCGCTGGAGGTTGCCGGTGACGGGACGGATGCTATCTATGTAACCGTTGACATGGATGTATTGGATCAAGCTTATGCACCAGGTGTGCCAGCGCTCGTTCCAGCCGGAATGACCTCATGGCAGCTGTTGGAAGCCGTATTCCTATTAGGGCAGCATCCTAAGGTACGAGGCTTTGATATTGTTTGTGTAGATCCAATGCAAGACCCCCGCAGAGCGACGGTTAGGACTGCCTTGCATGTCATATTGACTTTCTTGACGGGATATATGAAACGAAATGAATTCGAACACAACATAGAGGAGTGA
- the hutU gene encoding urocanate hydratase, translated as MEQSTKRTIRAAHGTKLTAKGWQQEAVLRMLMNNLDPDVAERPEDLVVYGGIGKAARNWESYDKIVECLTNLEADETLLVQSGKPVGVFRTHSHAPRVLISNSVIVPAYANWETFHELDKQGLMMYGQMTAGSWIYIGTQGILQGTYETFAEAARQRSGGTLRGTLTLTAGLGGMGGAQPLAVTMNDGVVIGVDVDPTRIQRRIDTRYCDVMVYDLDEALKLANEAKAEGKALAIGLVGNAAEVFAEFVKRGIVPDFVTDQTSAHDPLNGYVPVGYSLEAAADLRKNDPTQYVKLSKKSMAAHVQAMLDLQKLGSTVFDYGNNIRQVALDEGVKDAFNFPGFVPAYIRPLFCEGKGPFRWAALSGNPEDIYKTDELALKLFPENAHLRKWIELAREKVAFQGLPARICWLGYGERAKMGLAINEMVRTGELSAPIVIGRDHLDCGSVASPNRETESMKDGSDVVGDWAILNALVNTASGASWVSVHHGGGVGMGYSLHAGMVVVADGSKEADERLARVLNTDPGMGVIRHADAGYEIAIETAKERGVRVPMMGI; from the coding sequence ATGGAACAATCAACCAAACGTACGATTCGAGCAGCGCACGGAACGAAGCTAACAGCAAAAGGTTGGCAGCAGGAAGCTGTCCTGCGTATGTTGATGAACAATCTGGACCCTGACGTAGCAGAACGTCCGGAAGATCTCGTCGTTTACGGCGGAATCGGCAAGGCTGCACGGAACTGGGAGTCTTATGACAAGATCGTAGAATGTTTAACAAACCTGGAAGCGGATGAAACCCTGCTAGTACAATCCGGGAAACCGGTTGGTGTATTCAGAACACATTCGCATGCGCCGCGGGTTCTCATCTCCAACTCGGTCATTGTTCCGGCCTATGCCAACTGGGAGACGTTTCATGAACTTGATAAACAGGGACTTATGATGTACGGACAAATGACGGCTGGCAGCTGGATTTATATCGGTACGCAAGGCATCTTGCAAGGGACCTATGAGACTTTCGCTGAGGCAGCTAGGCAGCGTTCGGGAGGCACATTAAGAGGTACCTTGACATTAACGGCTGGACTTGGCGGTATGGGCGGTGCTCAACCACTCGCCGTAACGATGAATGATGGCGTGGTCATCGGTGTAGATGTAGATCCAACCCGTATTCAACGCAGAATCGACACTCGTTATTGTGACGTCATGGTTTACGATCTGGATGAAGCGTTGAAGCTTGCGAACGAAGCGAAAGCTGAGGGGAAAGCGCTCGCTATTGGGCTAGTAGGAAACGCTGCAGAGGTTTTCGCAGAATTTGTGAAACGGGGAATCGTGCCTGATTTCGTAACTGATCAAACCTCGGCCCACGATCCGCTTAACGGATATGTGCCGGTCGGTTATTCATTGGAAGCTGCGGCTGACTTGCGTAAAAACGATCCGACGCAGTATGTGAAGCTGTCCAAAAAGTCGATGGCTGCGCATGTGCAGGCGATGCTTGATCTTCAAAAACTGGGGTCAACCGTATTTGATTACGGCAACAACATCCGCCAAGTGGCTCTTGATGAAGGGGTTAAGGATGCCTTTAACTTCCCTGGTTTTGTTCCGGCTTACATTCGTCCGCTCTTCTGTGAGGGAAAAGGACCGTTCCGTTGGGCGGCATTGTCCGGTAATCCGGAAGATATCTACAAAACCGATGAACTTGCTTTGAAACTGTTCCCAGAAAATGCGCATCTGCGTAAATGGATCGAATTAGCAAGAGAAAAAGTCGCATTCCAAGGTTTGCCAGCTCGTATTTGCTGGTTGGGGTATGGGGAACGGGCCAAGATGGGGCTAGCTATTAACGAAATGGTGCGCACTGGAGAATTATCCGCGCCGATCGTCATCGGACGTGATCATCTGGATTGCGGGTCCGTGGCTTCTCCAAACCGTGAGACCGAGTCCATGAAAGACGGCAGTGATGTTGTCGGTGACTGGGCCATATTGAATGCGCTTGTGAATACAGCATCAGGTGCAAGCTGGGTTTCCGTCCATCATGGCGGCGGCGTAGGCATGGGGTACTCGCTGCACGCAGGTATGGTCGTAGTTGCGGACGGTTCCAAAGAAGCAGACGAAAGATTAGCCCGCGTCTTGAACACGGACCCTGGAATGGGCGTCATCCGTCATGCTGATGCCGGTTATGAGATTGCCATTGAAACGGCGAAGGAACGCGGCGTTCGCGTACCGATGATGGGCATTTAA
- the hutI gene encoding imidazolonepropionase: MENNRIDLLIYNIGTLITMQGTQEPRRGGEMSEAADVRRGAVAIRDGIIVAAGLEEEVLAQIGELPVTHKYDAEGKLVTPGLIDPHTHLVHGGSRENELALKLKGASYLEILAQGGGILSTVRSTRQASEEELYVKAKKSLDTMLSYGVTTAEAKSGYGLTLEDELKQLRVTRKLNQEHPVDLVSTFMGAHMVPEEYKGRSQEFVQLIIEEMLPEVKRQGLAEFCDVFCEHGVFSVEESEQILLAAKAMGFGLKIHADEIEPMGGAQLAGKLGCISAEHLIAASDEGLEAMQRAGVIAVCLPATSFNLRLKHHARARRMIEVGLPVALSTDYNPGSSPTESMQLVMTLGCLNLGMTPEEVLTAVTINAAHAIGKADTIGSLEAGKQADLVIFNADNLAYLPYHFGINHVHSVFKQGKMVVLDGKRIH, from the coding sequence ATGGAGAACAATCGAATTGACCTGCTGATCTATAACATTGGTACCCTGATCACCATGCAAGGAACTCAGGAACCACGCCGAGGCGGTGAAATGTCTGAGGCTGCGGATGTTCGAAGGGGAGCTGTGGCAATCAGAGACGGTATCATTGTTGCAGCGGGATTGGAAGAAGAAGTTTTGGCTCAAATCGGTGAACTGCCGGTAACTCATAAGTATGATGCTGAGGGTAAGCTTGTTACCCCTGGACTTATTGATCCTCATACCCATTTGGTTCACGGCGGCTCTCGCGAGAATGAGCTAGCCTTAAAGCTGAAAGGCGCTTCTTATTTAGAAATTTTAGCTCAAGGCGGCGGAATTCTCAGCACAGTCCGTTCAACCCGTCAGGCTTCGGAAGAAGAGTTGTACGTAAAGGCTAAGAAAAGCTTGGATACCATGCTTTCTTATGGGGTTACCACAGCAGAAGCCAAGAGTGGATATGGTCTAACCCTGGAGGATGAGCTTAAGCAGCTCAGGGTCACTCGCAAACTCAATCAGGAACATCCAGTTGATTTGGTATCTACGTTCATGGGTGCTCATATGGTGCCAGAAGAATATAAGGGCAGGTCCCAAGAATTCGTTCAGCTTATCATTGAAGAAATGCTTCCCGAAGTGAAACGTCAGGGACTTGCTGAATTTTGCGATGTGTTTTGTGAGCATGGCGTATTTTCTGTGGAAGAATCAGAGCAAATTCTGTTGGCCGCAAAAGCGATGGGCTTCGGCTTGAAGATCCATGCGGACGAAATTGAGCCGATGGGCGGCGCTCAACTTGCCGGCAAACTGGGCTGCATTTCTGCCGAACATTTGATTGCTGCATCTGATGAAGGATTGGAAGCGATGCAGCGGGCTGGCGTCATTGCCGTCTGTCTGCCCGCCACTTCATTTAATTTAAGGCTGAAGCATCACGCTCGTGCGCGTAGGATGATAGAAGTGGGACTCCCCGTAGCTTTATCCACGGATTATAACCCGGGTAGTTCGCCAACGGAATCTATGCAGCTCGTTATGACGCTGGGCTGCCTGAACTTAGGGATGACGCCGGAGGAAGTTCTGACGGCTGTGACCATCAATGCGGCTCACGCGATCGGAAAAGCGGATACAATTGGCAGTTTGGAAGCGGGCAAACAGGCTGATCTGGTTATTTTCAATGCGGATAACTTGGCCTATCTGCCTTATCACTTTGGGATCAACCATGTCCATTCCGTATTCAAACAAGGGAAAATGGTGGTCTTGGACGGAAAACGTATTCATTAA
- a CDS encoding endospore germination permease — translation MADPEKINHGQLGFLCFSYLSGFSTLFLIEAKLVEQDVWMSNLLAIVIAIGMLWLLTFVQSQHPQLSMAETCEKLLGKWFAKLALIIYLIYFLEIGVLAYRAIAWFYTTAILPYTAPNVLILLIVLVSSYSIYLGLGTLVRTVQLILPFFILLICIVSLFILREVEINPFLPMFRSKISEVLYGGMLSFGFPFGKAVVFGFLLSRVKNTKKTFISLAAAVALSGIYLLLASYLTFGALGINLTKLSAFPFFTSIQLVKFGEYMERIEILIIAIWTIFTLFELVVLHYVFLVVLKQVFKIKETKPFILPTGLLFYVLAYFSYTRMMDLAAYDFKILPFSSLLPSVIIPVLLAIITWVRKRQRAVQDQVSRI, via the coding sequence ATGGCCGATCCGGAAAAAATCAATCATGGTCAATTGGGATTTCTCTGTTTCAGTTATTTGTCAGGATTCTCAACTTTGTTTTTAATCGAAGCGAAGCTGGTCGAGCAGGATGTATGGATGTCAAATCTTCTGGCAATTGTCATTGCAATAGGGATGTTATGGCTTCTAACCTTTGTTCAATCGCAGCATCCCCAATTAAGTATGGCAGAGACGTGCGAAAAATTGTTAGGGAAATGGTTTGCCAAACTCGCACTTATCATCTATCTTATCTATTTCCTTGAAATTGGAGTATTGGCTTATCGTGCCATAGCTTGGTTCTACACGACGGCTATCCTTCCATACACCGCTCCTAACGTGTTAATTTTACTCATCGTGTTGGTTAGTTCCTATTCCATTTATTTAGGTTTGGGTACTTTAGTCCGTACTGTTCAACTTATCCTTCCGTTTTTCATACTGTTAATCTGCATCGTTAGTTTGTTTATTCTGCGTGAAGTGGAGATCAATCCTTTCCTTCCCATGTTTCGAAGCAAAATATCAGAAGTCTTATACGGGGGGATGCTCTCTTTCGGTTTCCCATTCGGAAAGGCGGTTGTATTCGGATTTCTTCTATCCAGAGTAAAAAATACAAAAAAAACATTTATAAGTTTAGCAGCGGCAGTAGCTTTATCAGGCATTTATTTGTTGCTGGCAAGTTATTTGACGTTTGGTGCGCTTGGCATAAATTTAACCAAATTGTCTGCATTTCCCTTTTTCACTTCCATTCAATTAGTTAAATTCGGAGAATATATGGAAAGGATAGAAATTCTTATCATTGCGATTTGGACCATTTTCACTTTATTTGAACTTGTTGTGCTTCATTACGTTTTTTTAGTCGTGTTAAAACAAGTTTTCAAGATCAAAGAGACGAAACCTTTTATTTTACCTACTGGACTATTGTTCTATGTTTTGGCCTATTTTAGCTATACAAGGATGATGGATTTGGCGGCCTACGACTTTAAAATTCTTCCCTTCTCCTCTCTGCTCCCATCCGTAATCATCCCTGTCCTGTTAGCCATTATAACTTGGGTAAGAAAGCGGCAGCGTGCCGTGCAAGATCAGGTTAGTCGAATATAG
- a CDS encoding Ger(x)C family spore germination protein encodes MKNVKWFLALCSFLSLLAGCSPDIKEISDIALVTATGIDYDKESNKYVFTTYCVLPATTSTEKTGKLTEWIISANGDSILDAARNLRNRAGKSLVWQHNKFFIVGEAAARHSLYDVVDFLTRNRQIRISSHLLVSEGKAEDLLNIKSNISELASNVLLGIVRNEKEWGKSYSLMIHKVADLYASPYRGFVLGRLSMSPKSDTSQSSLLLKGGAVINKGKFVDWLDGNDVRVVHWLSEKSQWKNYEFTETLDFKSTKVTCYLRVSEREIHSDYVIGKPKLDILLNFKATLGEMNHHLALNDPVILGQLEQAVSKDLEKLIQASLKHFQEDLKVDLLGFSDYFIKYHPNKWEMLKNEWDDVYPTMSIPVHVVVKIEKLGMTQIIGDQ; translated from the coding sequence ATGAAGAACGTTAAATGGTTCCTAGCTTTGTGTTCATTCCTGTCATTATTAGCAGGCTGTTCACCAGATATTAAGGAAATCAGCGATATTGCTTTAGTTACGGCAACTGGTATTGATTACGATAAGGAAAGCAATAAATATGTATTTACGACCTATTGTGTTTTACCCGCAACTACAAGTACGGAGAAAACAGGTAAACTTACGGAGTGGATTATTAGTGCAAATGGAGATTCGATATTGGACGCTGCAAGAAATTTGCGTAACCGTGCTGGTAAATCCTTGGTATGGCAGCATAATAAATTCTTTATTGTAGGAGAAGCCGCAGCACGTCATTCCCTTTATGATGTCGTAGATTTCCTAACAAGGAATCGTCAAATCCGCATATCAAGTCACCTGCTTGTTAGTGAGGGAAAAGCGGAGGATTTACTGAATATAAAATCCAATATTAGCGAACTGGCTTCGAATGTGCTGCTCGGGATCGTCCGAAATGAAAAGGAGTGGGGTAAGAGCTACAGTCTGATGATACATAAAGTGGCTGACCTCTACGCTAGTCCATACAGGGGCTTTGTTTTAGGCAGATTAAGTATGTCTCCAAAGTCTGATACTTCTCAATCATCGCTACTTTTAAAAGGTGGAGCTGTTATTAACAAGGGGAAGTTCGTTGACTGGCTGGATGGAAATGATGTGCGGGTTGTCCATTGGTTGTCTGAGAAAAGCCAATGGAAAAATTATGAGTTTACAGAAACCTTAGATTTCAAATCCACGAAAGTGACATGTTATCTTCGAGTCTCAGAAAGAGAAATTCACAGTGATTACGTCATTGGCAAGCCTAAATTGGATATCCTGTTGAATTTTAAAGCAACTTTGGGTGAAATGAATCATCATCTTGCATTGAACGATCCGGTCATACTTGGTCAACTGGAACAAGCGGTTTCCAAGGATTTGGAGAAACTTATTCAAGCTAGCCTAAAGCATTTTCAAGAAGATTTGAAAGTAGACCTCCTTGGGTTTTCTGATTATTTCATCAAGTATCATCCAAATAAATGGGAAATGCTGAAAAATGAATGGGATGACGTATATCCCACCATGTCCATTCCTGTTCATGTCGTTGTCAAGATTGAAAAACTGGGCATGACCCAAATCATAGGTGATCAATGA
- a CDS encoding spore germination protein, which translates to MELRQEPISTSVSQNLEKILQYFSQNDYLVVRNITKNDGQSLASIIYLNILVDENILNQQIIRKMSEDLLYWKGQVDEAITGSLYSLGAVRLLPHLDAAVSMITDAGFVIFVEGRSESYGMILPGYETRSIEEPKLEPNVRGPREGFTEDLQINLGMVYRRLKTSELKSKSYIIGRRSQTKVTVLYLDNQVDQVVLEKLMRKLDAIDLNVLGDSAQIEEWIQDNTFSPFPQILNTERPDRIVTALNRGKIAIITDGTPIALIAPSSFFEMLHPSEDLYERFYFANFLRLIRLITLFTSLFGPSLYIALTTFHLEMIPTPLMMAFLSAKAGIPFPSFIEAFIMEVAFEVLREASLRLPRAVGQSVSIVGALIIGEAAVQSGIVSRPVVIVVAMTGIASFTIPSFSTAIALRMLRFPLMLLAASTGVFGLSLGLFAILLHLCSLRFCGVPFLEPVDSESLKNTLKKFILLPTRYRSTSSNKEKFESTAKVKGHILLGNEGEEYEER; encoded by the coding sequence ATGGAACTAAGACAGGAACCCATCAGTACTTCCGTTTCCCAAAATCTAGAGAAAATATTGCAATATTTTAGTCAAAATGACTATCTAGTTGTCAGAAATATCACCAAAAATGACGGTCAATCATTAGCGTCTATTATTTACTTAAATATCCTTGTTGATGAAAACATATTAAATCAACAAATCATCCGTAAAATGTCGGAAGATCTTCTTTACTGGAAGGGACAAGTGGATGAGGCGATTACAGGATCGTTATACTCTTTAGGCGCAGTTAGACTTTTACCGCATTTAGATGCCGCCGTAAGCATGATTACGGATGCTGGTTTCGTTATTTTTGTTGAAGGTCGCTCCGAGTCATATGGAATGATTTTACCCGGATATGAGACACGCTCGATAGAAGAACCAAAGCTGGAACCTAACGTACGTGGACCGCGAGAGGGGTTCACCGAAGATTTGCAGATAAATTTGGGTATGGTTTATAGAAGACTGAAGACATCGGAATTGAAATCGAAATCCTATATTATCGGACGACGGAGTCAAACGAAAGTGACGGTCTTGTATCTCGATAATCAGGTTGATCAAGTCGTTTTAGAAAAATTAATGAGAAAACTCGATGCTATAGACTTGAATGTTCTGGGAGATAGTGCCCAAATAGAGGAATGGATACAGGATAATACATTTTCACCATTCCCTCAGATTTTAAATACGGAACGCCCCGATCGGATTGTCACAGCCCTAAACAGAGGGAAAATTGCAATCATAACCGATGGTACTCCGATTGCATTAATTGCCCCCAGCTCTTTTTTTGAAATGTTGCATCCCAGTGAAGATCTTTACGAAAGGTTTTATTTTGCTAACTTTTTGCGCTTAATACGGTTGATCACTCTGTTCACTTCCTTGTTTGGGCCTTCCTTATATATCGCCTTGACTACCTTCCATCTGGAAATGATCCCTACACCGCTAATGATGGCCTTCCTTTCTGCCAAAGCGGGGATCCCATTTCCTAGTTTTATCGAAGCTTTCATCATGGAGGTGGCTTTCGAAGTGCTGCGTGAAGCTAGCCTGCGGCTGCCTCGCGCGGTCGGTCAATCTGTCAGTATCGTAGGTGCTCTCATCATCGGAGAAGCAGCCGTGCAATCGGGCATCGTTTCCCGTCCGGTTGTGATCGTGGTTGCAATGACAGGAATTGCTTCCTTTACAATTCCTTCATTTAGCACCGCCATCGCTTTGCGAATGTTACGGTTTCCTCTCATGCTTCTTGCCGCTTCTACAGGTGTCTTTGGACTATCTCTGGGATTGTTCGCAATCCTTTTACATCTGTGTTCCTTACGATTCTGTGGAGTACCATTCCTAGAACCGGTTGATTCTGAAAGCTTAAAAAATACATTAAAGAAATTTATCCTCCTTCCGACCCGCTATCGAAGTACCTCATCAAATAAGGAGAAATTTGAAAGTACGGCAAAGGTGAAGGGACATATTCTTTTAGGAAATGAAGGCGAGGAGTATGAAGAACGTTAA
- a CDS encoding sensor histidine kinase, with the protein MFYSLKNRLIVFFVVLLFVSFGTMSYLFFTESRSIIRSYIESSAYEKMDEYGSFVNMALMQIYDVSSIVFNSSTTKNWDTALSDLALPAGEKMLANINLSQFLTQTTNNYSIVSSVTVYRQEGMWISSDNQITNDTSFKSERWYDHFKTRGIQWVSAHQDPIEVRRSKPFDVLSLLLPIGTFEPSQSKNMMKINVKSEFFLEPLSRIHLGEKGTIFLLDGQGDSVLGQHEYASSHPEAAKQMETIRTNHLQNGVVYVKNEQGTKDILVYKKLKLNNWLLVGIVPEADLYGKLYKLRTSILIFASLLLVAAIATAIWLSHGISKPLSRLASAMRYVQMGDFHAAENRIPEEAKVRNEVGYVTTTFRNMVSQLQHHIKTEFELKLLRQQAEYKALFMQINPHFLFNTLELLSSLAMQHRTQDTVRVIESLGKMMRFSLKISDDLIPLDEELKYVRHYMSILQIRFADRLHITVEEDPNMRQCAIPKFILQPLIENAVKYSFREQAEANVIIRVRHEHDRLILSVADNGPGIPEELAQQLRSESLTSQFEQILNSRSQQIGLRNVLARCQLYYGPLFAFEIDSTKEQGTYIALILPLQGGTIDV; encoded by the coding sequence ATGTTCTATTCGCTCAAAAACCGATTGATCGTTTTTTTTGTGGTTTTGTTGTTCGTTTCGTTCGGGACGATGTCCTATCTTTTTTTCACGGAGTCCCGCTCAATCATTCGCTCCTATATCGAGTCGTCAGCTTATGAAAAGATGGACGAATATGGGTCGTTCGTCAATATGGCGCTTATGCAAATTTACGATGTTTCCTCGATTGTGTTTAATAGCAGCACAACGAAAAATTGGGATACGGCGCTCTCTGATCTGGCTTTGCCCGCCGGTGAGAAGATGCTCGCGAACATTAATCTAAGTCAGTTTTTGACACAGACGACGAACAATTATTCGATCGTATCGTCGGTAACGGTGTATCGGCAAGAGGGGATGTGGATCTCCTCGGATAACCAGATCACCAATGATACATCGTTTAAGAGTGAGCGGTGGTATGATCATTTTAAAACAAGAGGAATCCAATGGGTATCCGCTCATCAAGACCCGATTGAGGTAAGACGCTCGAAACCATTTGACGTCCTGAGTTTATTGCTTCCTATCGGCACTTTTGAGCCCTCTCAATCCAAAAATATGATGAAAATCAATGTAAAATCCGAATTCTTTCTCGAACCGCTAAGTCGGATTCATCTTGGAGAGAAAGGTACCATATTCCTGTTGGATGGGCAGGGAGACTCAGTTCTAGGTCAACATGAATATGCTTCCTCCCATCCGGAGGCAGCGAAACAAATGGAGACGATCCGCACGAACCATCTCCAGAATGGGGTTGTCTATGTAAAGAATGAGCAGGGCACTAAAGACATTCTCGTCTATAAAAAGCTGAAGCTTAATAATTGGCTGCTGGTTGGGATCGTGCCTGAAGCTGATCTATACGGCAAGCTTTACAAGCTTCGAACGAGCATCCTGATCTTCGCATCGTTATTGCTTGTTGCAGCGATCGCTACAGCAATATGGCTTTCGCATGGGATTTCCAAACCGCTCTCTCGGCTCGCCTCCGCGATGCGTTATGTGCAAATGGGCGATTTCCACGCCGCTGAGAATCGGATTCCGGAAGAGGCAAAGGTTCGGAATGAAGTCGGCTATGTGACGACAACGTTCCGGAACATGGTGAGTCAGTTGCAGCACCATATTAAGACGGAATTTGAACTAAAGCTGTTGAGGCAGCAGGCTGAGTATAAAGCGTTATTCATGCAGATTAACCCTCATTTTCTATTTAACACCTTAGAGCTGCTGAGCAGTCTGGCGATGCAGCACCGCACACAAGATACTGTGAGAGTAATTGAATCTCTAGGGAAAATGATGCGCTTCTCATTGAAAATAAGTGACGACCTTATACCACTGGACGAGGAGCTGAAATATGTTCGCCATTATATGTCTATCTTACAAATCCGATTTGCCGACCGGCTTCATATTACGGTTGAGGAAGACCCAAATATGCGTCAATGCGCCATACCTAAATTCATTTTGCAGCCTTTAATTGAAAATGCCGTGAAGTACAGCTTTAGGGAACAAGCTGAGGCTAATGTAATTATACGGGTACGACATGAACATGACCGACTCATCCTTTCAGTTGCGGATAACGGTCCCGGGATCCCGGAGGAACTGGCACAGCAACTGAGATCGGAATCGTTAACCTCGCAGTTCGAGCAAATATTGAACAGTCGATCACAGCAGATCGGATTACGCAATGTTTTAGCCAGATGCCAACTTTATTATGGGCCGTTGTTTGCTTTTGAGATCGATTCCACAAAGGAGCAGGGGACCTATATAGCACTTATTTTGCCGCTGCAAGGAGGAACGATCGATGTATAG